The Vitis vinifera cultivar Pinot Noir 40024 chromosome 18, ASM3070453v1 region GCCGATATTGGGCACTTGGAATATGCCAATCACTTCAGGCACATACCACCATAAGAAGATGGGGAGCAAATCAGATCAAATTTTCAAGGCCCCTAGGGAATTCAATTGGATCGGCAGCCCGCCTTTTATGGGCCGGCCTGCAAACTCAAGGTGTTTCCTCTGGTGAACATGATGTacaccctctctctctctctcagcaGCTATGAGGGAAAAACTCAAATCAATAAATACCCCCCAAAAAAGAAGTCGATAAATCTTATGCTTGGTTAAAATTCATTCAAGGATTAAATATATGtaagtttataaataattaaatattgtaAGACATGACTTAGATCCTGGTCTTAGAGCTTGTTTGAGAGTCATTTTAATAGGGTTAGAAATGTTTTCCTTccaaaaaagcaaaaaagggaaaaaagtgCCACAactaaatgtatttttattataaccACTTGGAGAGGGGCCCTTAATGCCGGTAATTGCCAACTGAAATTGTTGATATATGACAAATATGACAATAATTATTAATCATAAAGTCatgcataaaaaaaacttatgaccATTATTCATGTGCATCATTATGGTAACCCATGAACCATTTGCCTGACTTCATTGAACCTAAATAGTAAAATAAGGGTATAATTTTGATACATGATTAGGGGAATGCAGGCTACAGCTAAGTATCCTAAATCAGGACAAAGGCACCAAATAATGGCTGGAGTTGGTCATATTGGATTATTCAATTTAAACTACGAGATACATTCGGTGACGGCCTGTTCCCCGGTCGTCCACCACATTGGCACTTTCAAATCACTTTCTCCTCTCCCCAAGTTtcaattagataaaaaaaaaaaatgcaattccCATACCGGAATTATAATGAACAAGTTGAAAATAGTgacggattttttttttttttatacaaaatgaaacattttttttataagaaaatacaaaggaatacaacaaataaaataaagcacTCTCACCTTTACAGATAAATCAAAGTTGGTTTTTGGACCCTTTTTCTCAATCTCTTCCTCTCCCCTCCCCCTCCCCTCCCCTTGGCCCTTCCCCACTCTTTTTGTGGTTTGAGTAGGCTGTGCATGAGTGAAAGTGGCGTGGGCCAGAGGATGGCAGCGGTGGCAGAGGGAAGGAGTAACCTTTTAGCAACAAGACACAAAGCCGCTAGTCAACTACCAATGCCCAGTGTTCACCTCCTCTGCCTGGATGCCCATGTCGGTGAGGCTGCGGTGGTCTCACGgccttaatttatatttataattttcttctttagaggaaaataaaaaaataataaaaaagggaaaaaattcaAGAGATTTACTATTGAAACACATGTATGGATCCGATGGTATTGCGCTCGAATTGTTTGATGGTGTTGGCCAGCTTCGTCATGTTGTCGTCATAAACGTAAGGGAGCTTATCGAACCAGGTGACATTGTTCTTGGCGGAGATAGGGAGGAATTCACGGCAAGGCTCACCCTGTACTGATATGGAATTGTGGTAGTGATAGTATCGGATCTTGGTTTCGGTCTTGTGTAGTGTCTTCCCAATTACATTCTCAGACATGTGTACTCCCGTGGAGTATGCGTTCTTCGCCTGTATTGCGTACTTTCTATCTCGCCGGATTCTGGTTCGTGAATCTCTGAACAGCAGCTTCTCGAATCCCCATTCCCTGttttaattaccaaaaacaTTATCACCACTACCACCCAATgagggaaaaagaagaagtttATGAACGGGAAATGTTGGGACCGTATGGGTTTccagaaaggaaaggaaagtgAAAGAACTGGATGCCCCAAATGCAAGGAATGAAATTCAGTAAGCTAGAGATCTAAAGAATATTCCAGTGCCAAAAGGGTGCAGAAATCGAGATCCATCCTCAATTATGGGTTGGGAATGAAAAGGGAAGGAAGCATTGTGAGGAATTTCATACCTTGAATAGTTGCGGGAGGAGTCGTTCAAGCAAAGCACACTGGACATTGGATTCTGCTCAATGGTGAACTGGGTATAATCGGAGAATTCCTCCATAACGGACTCCAGAGTCCTGCCGTCAGGCAAGTATATATACTCATCCACGTCGAAGTAGAATGTCCAGTTGGCAGCGTGTCGGTAACGATGGAGACAGTCGTTCACCACCAAAAATTGGTTGTAGTAATAGCCGTCGAACTCCGCCTGGCCTCTGATATCTTGAATCGTAGCCCACCCAGCTCGCACCCAGGGCTCCAGCGCTGCCCTCACCGCCGGCGACACCCCACCCGCATCGTGAAACACAAAATGTGATTTGGGTCCGAAGAACCACGCATGATACGCCATCCACTCCCGTATCCTCGCCGCGCTCAGGCTTCCGTACAAAGATGACCCGCAGTACAGATACTCATATTGATACGGCGGGCGGTAATTGGACTCATTGTAGGACCCTGGTTGTTCCTCCAAGACCGTGAACTTCTCGAATTTCCTCGGCGACTCGCCATAGTAGGCACGGAGGACAAGCTTCCCACCAGCGTTGTCCTCGTTTGGGTTTTCAGCGAATGTGCAGTTCACCACAACCACCGTGTACACCCGACCGTAGCCCCAATCGGGAAGCATTTTGTAGGCTTTGGCCCTCAAGGAAGCTGAACCATTGCTAGAGATCCACTCGCATTTGTACCAAGGACGGCCGTAGACGTGAAGAGGCTTGGAAGCCAGACCCACAACAGCGAATGTCCGAGGACCGCCGCGGTAAGCTCCCATTAACACGAAGAGAGAGGCCGCGTTGCCGTAGGCGTAGAAGAGGCGCTTGTTAGGGTCTGCGTTGGAGCTGGCCTTTGGAGTGGAGACCTTTTTTTCAGAGACGGAGGAGGATGAGGGCGGTGTATACGGGAGGATGGATGCATTACCGGTGGCGATGGTGGTGGAGGTGGCGGTGGCGGCGGCGGCGGTGGCGGAACAGCGGCTGGTGGTGGAGATGAGGTTTTCGTAGTAGGGCTGGAGATTCCAGATGACCATGACAAGGGTGAGGGCCAGTAATGTGGCAACCAGGGGCTTAGTTTCGAAACATAGGAATAATTTGCCGACGGAGTTGCCGGGGACGGTAGCCGGTGAGGCGTCTTTCCTCATGTGAGCGGCCGGCGATTGCAGAAAAATGACTAAACCCTTTCCCCCACCCCAGTCTCAACTCTGAGCTCTCTCAAGCAGACACCGACAGTGTGGTTGCGCCACACACTAAAGTGGTTTTGTGCTGTCTGCTCCTTTAAAATAGGGTCTTGATCTTCCACTTATTACTAAACTGACATTCCACGTCTCTGCTTTCTACCCTTGCCTTTCATCCCATTTTCCCCAATCTTTCCTAAAGCTTCAATGTGGGACCAAATTTCCTTACATTTTGCCGATCTTCCATTTGCATTTTTCTAATCGAATATTAAAGCATGACATGGGTTAATAgtgcaaaagaaataaaataaaatagttgttACAGAGCCTAAACGGTCTTTGATGTTTGGTTGGTATTTAGTTAGGCTTAGCCTGATGAGTTAGTTTAACCTTGACTCTTCTAAGAGATACAGAGATAGcatgaacaattttttatagTTCATCGAAAATGGTATAATCATTCTTAACTTTTATATTAAAGATAAAGGTTAGTTGAGGGGAATGAGGGCTTATAGGTGATTTTTAAATTGATGGCAGTCTCAGATCAAATCAACACTAGTCCTTTATTCGAAGTTTACTAATTAATTCAATTTGACAGTAACCAAATTGATGTTTAtgcaaatagaagaaaattgttACTTATTGAgcattaataatattaagtctTATTTCCCAAACTTTCAAAGCTTTGAAATTTCTGAAGGCATTAAAGATGCCAATTAATGAAAGAGTTTCTGCATTTCTTCCGAGAGTGGGTAATCATTTTAATACTGAAGGGGCTATGACAAGTCATTAATTATTTCTCCTTTTCTCCTTTTAATATCAGGAAGTTGAACCTTACaaccaattttctttttaacttcaaCCATCCTAAAATAATATGTGAGGGAGAGGCATGGTACAATTTTAAATGGAAAACAGAATCTGGAGTGGCCTGCTTCGTAATTTATCATGAGAAGCGATGGCATTCAAAGAAAGGGTGGAGCTTGGCCAGTCCAAAATGATTGACCCTCATGCCGACGCTGTTAGAGTGCCACACCTTTACCCACTCTTTTACCCCTTCCTTTTCCTCTCACCCACCTCTAATTCTCTTAATCTCACCACAGTTATCCTACTACATAACGGATCACTGCCTCCTGGGATTCCTTTCTAGGCTTCCCAATCAAAATCAATGAACAGGTTTCAAGGATTTTCCTTCTccccaaaaaaaaggaaaagaaagaaacacaCAAACAAAACAGTTAGTCTTACAAATTTTGTTCAGTGGTACCCATGGAAAAAATAATAGTGGGAGCGTGAATCATGGCAGTGTCAGTAGGAGACCATAGCCTTGGCCAAAAGTCCTAGCTTGGACTCCTCCATTGGAGGTTGAAGATCTACCATCCTTGCCAAAGCCCAATCAGTCATTGCTGGATTTGAATGCAATGCCCCTAAAATTCTGGAGAGGGGTTAAAAAACAGAAGATGCTGGCCAATTGCAATTATTGCGACGTGTGAACCAGCTGGCATTTGGAGAAGCATATACAATCGGTCATTTTCCCACTTTTGTTTTTCTGccacttctttcttcttctcaggttttacttatatattttaGATGTAAGCCCTTTGTCCTATCACTTTATGGCATCTTGTGGCCGATGTTCCTATTGGGTAACGGGAACAGGAGGCCGGGCCACTTAAATTCAAGTATTAGTTGAATGTGCATGGTAAGCAATTTAAGAAGCTTTAAACCTCCTAAATACTATTCCCAATTTGTTTTGCTTTTATACACGTCCTTCAACGAAGGGGTGGTTGAGATTTACATACTGACAAGATAGAATTCGTTTGGAAATTAAACATTTTGTAGGTTAGGACTTCTTCTTCATACTGTCGGCAAAGCCAAAGGCCCGTGGCAAGCGAATAAGACCAAACCATTATGGGGGGCGCATTCGGCTTCTTGTATGTTACGAACAACTGATGAACGTTTTACTGCATTTCTTACTTGATTGTGGTGTTTGCAGAAGGTTAGTTATAAAAGCTTTCAGAATATTAATtgatgtttttttagttttaagacTTGAAGACTTATATTATATATGAAAGGCTCGACTCCAGTGCCATAAATCACCTATTGGAAGGTGGCATGGGAAAATGACATAAACGGAAGGGAAAGACAAGATTTCGTagtaatataaaaatcaatcaaCATACTCAACCTCTCCAGAATAAGGTAATTGTACTAGTAACAAGTGCAGATTTGCAAGATGTGTTTGGAGCCACATGTGAGCTGGGGGCCTGGGGCCATGGGATTTGCTAAACGTGGCGAGGGTTGGTTGGTTTGTATGGC contains the following coding sequences:
- the LOC100247851 gene encoding galactan beta-1,4-galactosyltransferase GALS1 gives rise to the protein MRKDASPATVPGNSVGKLFLCFETKPLVATLLALTLVMVIWNLQPYYENLISTTSRCSATAAAATATSTTIATGNASILPYTPPSSSSVSEKKVSTPKASSNADPNKRLFYAYGNAASLFVLMGAYRGGPRTFAVVGLASKPLHVYGRPWYKCEWISSNGSASLRAKAYKMLPDWGYGRVYTVVVVNCTFAENPNEDNAGGKLVLRAYYGESPRKFEKFTVLEEQPGSYNESNYRPPYQYEYLYCGSSLYGSLSAARIREWMAYHAWFFGPKSHFVFHDAGGVSPAVRAALEPWVRAGWATIQDIRGQAEFDGYYYNQFLVVNDCLHRYRHAANWTFYFDVDEYIYLPDGRTLESVMEEFSDYTQFTIEQNPMSSVLCLNDSSRNYSREWGFEKLLFRDSRTRIRRDRKYAIQAKNAYSTGVHMSENVIGKTLHKTETKIRYYHYHNSISVQGEPCREFLPISAKNNVTWFDKLPYVYDDNMTKLANTIKQFERNTIGSIHVFQYLTDMGIQAEEVNTGHW